ACATTAAGTGACTATGTTTTCACAGATCGACCAAAAGGAAACATCTGACCCGATTAAAGGCAGTCGGTcctgcttaaaaaaatgaagaaatgaaggCCCTTTCGAGACgaagacacacacacctccGGATTTAAAGACAATACATTAGAGAACcacaataatacaaaattcacccacaaacaaacacacaaccgCATTTTAAACGTTTGGGGACGGTAAGatgggttttgtttcttttgaaagaaatgaatacgtttattcatcaaggatgcattaaattgagtACATGTGATGATAAAGAGGTTTATAGCAGGGCTGGGAAATCTAACGAtcgcttccaaaataaaagtctgtgtttactgtgcatatttatattaacacacacagaaaagccaaatattattcaattattcaacTCTGACAGTTCAACTTATTACCATTTTCtagaaattatttatatatatatatatatatatatatatatatatatatatatatatatatatatatatatatatatatatacataatatatatttttatatttttaatatatatctataccTCTTAAATATGTACGCGtgtattcttttgaactttctattcatcaaataatccagAAAATGATCAGTTTCTACAGAAATACAAAGCAGTGgataatattagttaataaacATGGATGGTAATCAGAAAcgtttttttgagcagcaattctccatattaaaatgatcatgccgatgaaaattcagctttgcatcacagaaatatattacatttcgCGACATACGTGAAAAAACTgctatattaaattataatattttattgcatttcgttattcaaaaaaattgcaaccttgatgagcagaagaaacgcctttcaaaatgatttaagaatcttaccaaccccaaactgaTTTTTAGACCAATAACTCACCCTCGCTTCGCCTTTCAAACCCCTACCGCTTTCTCCTTTTGTgatttaacttaaaaacaactttttaacaaCAGAAACGCATTCTGGGCGAGCAGAACCGCTGAAGCAGCCGGCAGACCTTTGGGACTCGTTCGCGTTCAAGCAGAGCGACCCCGGACTCCGGCGAGCGTCAGTCCCGCTCGTGATCGTCCGAAGCGTCTCTCGTCTTCAGCAGCGGCGCTCCTCTGTCCTCCATGCAGGAGTCGCACCCCCAAACCGCAGACGTCTCGGCCGTCAGGAGGTTGTAGGCCGTCTCGGTCATTCCCGTGCAGACTCTGTGAAACCACTTCTGACACGAGGCCTCGCAGAGAATGGCCTCTTGGTCATCGTTCACCTCGCTCAGGCACACGCCGCACGGATAGACCGGCTCGGACGAAGAGGACGCGCTCCTTCGGCTCGCGGCGTTATTGGCGCGGCGGGCGTCCGCGGGGCGAGGAGACTTCTTCGAGGCTTCGCCGTCGGCGTGAAGGACGCCGTTGAGTTTTTCCGCCCCGCTCTTCGCCTCGCCGTCCCGGGCCTTGTGTTCTTCGCAGTTCTTGCTCGCGGCTCCGCCCGGGTCCTGCTTGACGCCGCTCCGCTGCCGGGGCCGGCCCGGGCTCCCCGGAGTCCCCTCGGGGCTCAGGTCGTTGCGACCGACGTGCTCTCCCGGGCCTGCTCTGAAGCGCGCGACGCTGCTGCTAAACGGCTGCCCGCGATTGGGGTTGTCGCCGTAGATGAACCGGTTGTGGCCCGCGGGATGCTGGGAGAACGGATGGGGCTGGTTTCGAGGCAGGAAAGGGGCCCCGGGCGTCCTGGGCGGGGCATAGCCGCTGTGCCCTGGGTAGTGCGAGTGGACGTAATAAGGGCCGGCCGGAGGGAGCGGCTTCAGGGACGGGGAGCTGTAGCCGTCGTCGAAAGGGTTGGAGGCTATTAGGTGATCCGCGCTCGGGTTTGGAGGCGGCGCATATTCGGACAGAGGAGAGAAGGGTGGCACCTGTCGAGAAAGAGGCTTATTGAACGCTTATTTCTAGCATTTGCGAAAACAATGCATTCAAAACGATCCTCTCTGTTTTACGGCACTGCAGTCGTTTGGCGGTTAATAAACGGAGCTCTTTTTTGATTGGTCATATGCAACGCTAAGAACGTCATTTAggcaactttaaaggcgattttcctCACTATTCAGATTTATCGTCCCCCTCAGATTCTCAAAGAGTTAATAATAATCTCTGCCAATGTTGTTCTTAATAACAAGCTTATCTACTCAGCTTTCAgttgatgtataaatctcaatttccaaAATTTCTCCTTATGACTGGTTTAGTGGTCCAGCGACAAACATCTTTCTTCACTTCCTGAACACATTGACGAAGGATGAAAAGCTACTCTACTGTCCTACAATTTGAGGTATgcacgatttttttttttttttttttattgtttatgacTCACCGAAGCTTTATATACCCGATTAAAAATTTTgtaaaaactgcaaaatattattatattttaaaatatgttttccgGGGCAATATCTGCTCAGATTTAATTTCCGTGATCGattctgaatttattttcagcatcattactccgggCTTCAGTCTcggaaatcataataatatactgatttgctgctcaagaaagatttctgattattatccaTAAAAGCATTTGCGCTATTTTAGTTGGAATcgaatatttttttcccacgATTTGCTAAATGggaaattaaaaagaacagcatttatctgaaatagaaacattttgcaatattataaatgtctttactgacacttttattcgttttaatgcatcctcgatcaataaaagca
This region of Puntigrus tetrazona isolate hp1 chromosome 18, ASM1883169v1, whole genome shotgun sequence genomic DNA includes:
- the pygo1 gene encoding pygopus homolog 1; this encodes MSTEQDKDSFSLKRNRGGEGGLDILGSPGLLLGSPEKKRRKSSAQVPPFSPLSEYAPPPNPSADHLIASNPFDDGYSSPSLKPLPPAGPYYVHSHYPGHSGYAPPRTPGAPFLPRNQPHPFSQHPAGHNRFIYGDNPNRGQPFSSSVARFRAGPGEHVGRNDLSPEGTPGSPGRPRQRSGVKQDPGGAASKNCEEHKARDGEAKSGAEKLNGVLHADGEASKKSPRPADARRANNAASRRSASSSSEPVYPCGVCLSEVNDDQEAILCEASCQKWFHRVCTGMTETAYNLLTAETSAVWGCDSCMEDRGAPLLKTRDASDDHERD